In the Eremothecium cymbalariae DBVPG#7215 chromosome 7, complete sequence genome, one interval contains:
- a CDS encoding GLTP domain-containing protein (similar to Ashbya gossypii ABL064W) yields the protein MSTFFDEIKRSFTEVLIDSSNNISTPDFLEAAEGLVKLFDLLGNAAFSVVQKDLNGNITKVRNRLKSHPSESLSLQELVLNESNQGKKTASEGLLWLTRGLQFTAQAIRETVDHPELEMTKTFTDAYGKTLVQYHGMLVRPIFKLTMKACPYRKDFFAKLGSDQEKVNKQLKDWLEALENIVSILMKFLSERCKHL from the coding sequence ATGTCAACTTTTTTCGACGAAATAAAGCGCTCTTTTACTGAGGTTTTGATTGATTCATCCAATAACATTTCTACGCCTGATTTTCTAGAAGCTGCAGAAGGTTTGGTgaaattgtttgatttaTTGGGTAATGCTGCATTTTCCGTTGTCCAAAAGGACTTGAATGGCAATATTACCAAGGTTCGCAATAGATTAAAGTCGCATCCTTCTGAATCATTAAGCTTACAGGAATTGGTTTTAAACGAATCCAACCAAGGTAAGAAAACAGCGTCAGAAGGATTGCTATGGTTAACAAGAGGACTCCAATTCACAGCTCAGGCAATCAGGGAAACTGTTGATCATCCAGAGTTGGAAATGACTAAAACTTTCACCGATGCTTATGGTAAAACTTTGGTGCAATATCACGGTATGTTGGTAAGACCGATATTCAAATTGACAATGAAGGCATGTCCATATAGGAAGGATTTCTTTGCTAAGCTGGGTTCAGACCAGGAGAAAGTCAATAAGCAACTCAAAGATTGGTTGGAGgctttggaaaatattgtgtcaattttaatgaaatttttgagCGAGAGGTGCAAACATTTGTAG